Proteins encoded within one genomic window of Agelaius phoeniceus isolate bAgePho1 chromosome Z, bAgePho1.hap1, whole genome shotgun sequence:
- the CENPK gene encoding centromere protein K isoform X3 — MQVTCAPRLGRREAAMAECLSEISNTAGPVEAKEELLDECESIWKQMEECQSKLMLLGTETLLPSDAKLSLLMLRWKALTVDFHQWQARNPEVISTNPDVLLELGKEELQKVKNDLEMVLSTVRSKNKQLEEDLKSLKTRELNELKNKVLKLKTYKKELLSALGEFLDEHFPPPEKGENSKKKNSLAEPVVELITLQEILEMLINTLMTTPHEPYITINESFWPPYIELLLRYGMALRHPEDPNRMRLQAYHK; from the exons ATGCAAGTGACGTGCGCGCCGCGGCTCGGACGGCGGGAAGCGGCCATG GCTGAATGTTTATCAGAAATCAGTAACACAGCTGGTCCTGTTGAAGCCAAGGAAGAACTCTTGGATGAATGTGAGAGTATTTGGAAGCAGATGGAAGAG TGTCAGAGCAAGCTAATGCTTCTAGGAACAGAGACACTGCTACCATCAGATGCCAAG CTTTCCTTGTTAATGCTACGGTGGAAAGCTTTAACAGTAGATTTTCATCAGTGGCAAGCAAGAAATCCTGAAG taatttctACCAATCCAGATGTACTGTTAGAATTGGGAAAAGAAGAG TTGCAGAAAGTAAAAAATGATCTTGAAATGGTGCTGTCAACAGTTCGGTCAAAGAATAAACAACTGGAAGAAGATCTGAAAAG TTTGAAAACTAGAGAACTCAAtgaactgaaaaataaagtaCTGAAATTAAAGACCTATAAGAAAGAACTCCTGAGTGCTTTGGGTGAATTCCTGGATGAACATTTTCCCCCTCCAGAGAAAGGtgaaaatagtaaaaaaaag AACTCTTTGGCAGAGCCAGTTGTAGAACTGATAACATTGCAAGAAATTTTAGAG ATGCTGATAAACACATTAATGACCACACCACATGAACCTTATATAACAATTAATGAGTCATTTTGGCCACCTTATATTGAGCTGCTGCTGCGATATGGAATGGCCCTGAGACATCCAGAGGATCCAAACAGAATGCGCCTCCAAGCTTATCACAAGTAG
- the CENPK gene encoding centromere protein K isoform X1, producing the protein MQVTCAPRLGRREAAMAECLSEISNTAGPVEAKEELLDECESIWKQMEECQSKLMLLGTETLLPSDAKLSLLMLRWKALTVDFHQWQARNPEVISTNPDVLLELGKEELQKVKNDLEMVLSTVRSKNKQLEEDLKREQQWYEEQKQMLETLNKMEEEASTEVEHPSTKSLKTRELNELKNKVLKLKTYKKELLSALGEFLDEHFPPPEKGENSKKKNSLAEPVVELITLQEILEMLINTLMTTPHEPYITINESFWPPYIELLLRYGMALRHPEDPNRMRLQAYHK; encoded by the exons ATGCAAGTGACGTGCGCGCCGCGGCTCGGACGGCGGGAAGCGGCCATG GCTGAATGTTTATCAGAAATCAGTAACACAGCTGGTCCTGTTGAAGCCAAGGAAGAACTCTTGGATGAATGTGAGAGTATTTGGAAGCAGATGGAAGAG TGTCAGAGCAAGCTAATGCTTCTAGGAACAGAGACACTGCTACCATCAGATGCCAAG CTTTCCTTGTTAATGCTACGGTGGAAAGCTTTAACAGTAGATTTTCATCAGTGGCAAGCAAGAAATCCTGAAG taatttctACCAATCCAGATGTACTGTTAGAATTGGGAAAAGAAGAG TTGCAGAAAGTAAAAAATGATCTTGAAATGGTGCTGTCAACAGTTCGGTCAAAGAATAAACAACTGGAAGAAGATCTGAAAAG AGAACAGCAGTGGTATGAGGAACAGAAACAGATGCTAGAGACTCTTAATAAAATGGAAGAAGAGGCAAGTACTGAAGTTGAACATCCTTCCACAAAAAG TTTGAAAACTAGAGAACTCAAtgaactgaaaaataaagtaCTGAAATTAAAGACCTATAAGAAAGAACTCCTGAGTGCTTTGGGTGAATTCCTGGATGAACATTTTCCCCCTCCAGAGAAAGGtgaaaatagtaaaaaaaag AACTCTTTGGCAGAGCCAGTTGTAGAACTGATAACATTGCAAGAAATTTTAGAG ATGCTGATAAACACATTAATGACCACACCACATGAACCTTATATAACAATTAATGAGTCATTTTGGCCACCTTATATTGAGCTGCTGCTGCGATATGGAATGGCCCTGAGACATCCAGAGGATCCAAACAGAATGCGCCTCCAAGCTTATCACAAGTAG
- the CENPK gene encoding centromere protein K isoform X2 — MQVTCAPRLGRREAAMAECLSEISNTAGPVEAKEELLDECESIWKQMEELSLLMLRWKALTVDFHQWQARNPEVISTNPDVLLELGKEELQKVKNDLEMVLSTVRSKNKQLEEDLKREQQWYEEQKQMLETLNKMEEEASTEVEHPSTKSLKTRELNELKNKVLKLKTYKKELLSALGEFLDEHFPPPEKGENSKKKNSLAEPVVELITLQEILEMLINTLMTTPHEPYITINESFWPPYIELLLRYGMALRHPEDPNRMRLQAYHK, encoded by the exons ATGCAAGTGACGTGCGCGCCGCGGCTCGGACGGCGGGAAGCGGCCATG GCTGAATGTTTATCAGAAATCAGTAACACAGCTGGTCCTGTTGAAGCCAAGGAAGAACTCTTGGATGAATGTGAGAGTATTTGGAAGCAGATGGAAGAG CTTTCCTTGTTAATGCTACGGTGGAAAGCTTTAACAGTAGATTTTCATCAGTGGCAAGCAAGAAATCCTGAAG taatttctACCAATCCAGATGTACTGTTAGAATTGGGAAAAGAAGAG TTGCAGAAAGTAAAAAATGATCTTGAAATGGTGCTGTCAACAGTTCGGTCAAAGAATAAACAACTGGAAGAAGATCTGAAAAG AGAACAGCAGTGGTATGAGGAACAGAAACAGATGCTAGAGACTCTTAATAAAATGGAAGAAGAGGCAAGTACTGAAGTTGAACATCCTTCCACAAAAAG TTTGAAAACTAGAGAACTCAAtgaactgaaaaataaagtaCTGAAATTAAAGACCTATAAGAAAGAACTCCTGAGTGCTTTGGGTGAATTCCTGGATGAACATTTTCCCCCTCCAGAGAAAGGtgaaaatagtaaaaaaaag AACTCTTTGGCAGAGCCAGTTGTAGAACTGATAACATTGCAAGAAATTTTAGAG ATGCTGATAAACACATTAATGACCACACCACATGAACCTTATATAACAATTAATGAGTCATTTTGGCCACCTTATATTGAGCTGCTGCTGCGATATGGAATGGCCCTGAGACATCCAGAGGATCCAAACAGAATGCGCCTCCAAGCTTATCACAAGTAG
- the CENPK gene encoding centromere protein K isoform X4, protein MEECQSKLMLLGTETLLPSDAKLSLLMLRWKALTVDFHQWQARNPEVISTNPDVLLELGKEELQKVKNDLEMVLSTVRSKNKQLEEDLKREQQWYEEQKQMLETLNKMEEEASTEVEHPSTKSLKTRELNELKNKVLKLKTYKKELLSALGEFLDEHFPPPEKGENSKKKNSLAEPVVELITLQEILEMLINTLMTTPHEPYITINESFWPPYIELLLRYGMALRHPEDPNRMRLQAYHK, encoded by the exons ATGGAAGAG TGTCAGAGCAAGCTAATGCTTCTAGGAACAGAGACACTGCTACCATCAGATGCCAAG CTTTCCTTGTTAATGCTACGGTGGAAAGCTTTAACAGTAGATTTTCATCAGTGGCAAGCAAGAAATCCTGAAG taatttctACCAATCCAGATGTACTGTTAGAATTGGGAAAAGAAGAG TTGCAGAAAGTAAAAAATGATCTTGAAATGGTGCTGTCAACAGTTCGGTCAAAGAATAAACAACTGGAAGAAGATCTGAAAAG AGAACAGCAGTGGTATGAGGAACAGAAACAGATGCTAGAGACTCTTAATAAAATGGAAGAAGAGGCAAGTACTGAAGTTGAACATCCTTCCACAAAAAG TTTGAAAACTAGAGAACTCAAtgaactgaaaaataaagtaCTGAAATTAAAGACCTATAAGAAAGAACTCCTGAGTGCTTTGGGTGAATTCCTGGATGAACATTTTCCCCCTCCAGAGAAAGGtgaaaatagtaaaaaaaag AACTCTTTGGCAGAGCCAGTTGTAGAACTGATAACATTGCAAGAAATTTTAGAG ATGCTGATAAACACATTAATGACCACACCACATGAACCTTATATAACAATTAATGAGTCATTTTGGCCACCTTATATTGAGCTGCTGCTGCGATATGGAATGGCCCTGAGACATCCAGAGGATCCAAACAGAATGCGCCTCCAAGCTTATCACAAGTAG